Proteins from a genomic interval of Oceanispirochaeta crateris:
- a CDS encoding ferritin family protein, protein MDIFEFSIQMEHDAEELYRTLASKTQQPGIKKIFTMLADDEVKHAKAVEVLQKKQDPSAEKGSMEEVQTIFASIKNEVVDDILSKDLLSELRRARDIEKKGKEFYQEQFSKLDTEAGRKLFKSLSRQEEYHYMTVDNLIDLVERPQWWVENAEFTPMGDDYY, encoded by the coding sequence ATGGACATATTTGAGTTTTCTATTCAGATGGAACATGACGCAGAAGAATTGTATAGAACCCTGGCATCCAAGACGCAACAGCCCGGGATCAAAAAAATCTTTACAATGCTGGCCGATGATGAAGTGAAGCATGCGAAGGCCGTTGAAGTCCTTCAGAAAAAGCAGGATCCCTCTGCAGAGAAAGGGTCAATGGAAGAGGTTCAAACTATCTTTGCATCCATAAAGAATGAGGTTGTAGATGATATTTTATCCAAAGATCTTCTCTCTGAGCTCAGGCGGGCACGGGATATAGAAAAGAAAGGAAAAGAGTTTTATCAAGAACAGTTTTCAAAATTGGATACAGAAGCGGGACGTAAACTTTTTAAAAGTCTTTCACGTCAGGAAGAGTATCACTATATGACTGTAGATAACCTGATTGATTTAGTCGAAAGGCCACAGTGGTGGGTCGAAAACGCTGAATTTACTCCTATGGGTGATGACTACTATTGA
- a CDS encoding indolepyruvate oxidoreductase subunit beta — MKYDIILAGVGGQGVLSLASVIATAAAEAGFKVRQSEVHGMAQRGGAVMAHMRLSDGEIYSDLIGLGTADMVISMEPLESLRYLPWLSPEGILVTSTTPVKNIDNYPEETQVLEALKKLPSVCLVDDKALARDAGSARAGNMVIVGAASKSLPIDMTYLKKAVDKLFARKGDEVVQTNYKALDLGSQVS, encoded by the coding sequence ATGAAATACGACATCATTCTTGCCGGAGTAGGAGGGCAGGGCGTTCTGTCTCTAGCCTCAGTTATTGCTACTGCAGCCGCAGAAGCCGGTTTTAAGGTTCGCCAGTCCGAAGTCCATGGTATGGCCCAGCGGGGCGGAGCCGTTATGGCGCATATGCGTCTATCCGATGGAGAGATTTATTCTGACCTTATCGGTTTGGGAACCGCCGACATGGTCATCAGTATGGAACCTCTGGAGAGTCTTCGCTATCTGCCCTGGTTGTCTCCCGAAGGTATTCTGGTGACATCCACCACTCCTGTTAAAAATATTGACAATTATCCCGAGGAGACCCAGGTCCTGGAAGCCCTGAAAAAGCTTCCCTCTGTGTGTTTAGTCGATGATAAGGCTCTGGCCAGGGATGCCGGTTCTGCCAGAGCGGGTAATATGGTCATCGTTGGAGCGGCCTCTAAGAGTCTGCCCATTGATATGACCTATTTGAAGAAAGCGGTAGATAAACTCTTCGCCCGCAAGGGAGATGAGGTGGTGCAGACCAATTATAAGGCTCTGGACCTAGGGAGTCAGGTGTCATGA
- a CDS encoding putative bifunctional diguanylate cyclase/phosphodiesterase encodes MADNQSTCKKQIEKLQRELQQERIQTKQLNAILNHDPDTGLLLRHMLVRRMNTLINGKVPPHFAFGIIRLDKNYQRIRRTRDRMKVLLFVTSERLKTLVGEENLYQSDRSDEFLFLIPNYKDKRDVEEKITEMIMKVSESHNPPASDVSFGCNVGVALFPDHASTLDELEYNAEIALGIHEEKSWNGFLYSPERGLKHHENHTLELTLRQSILNDFNGFHLAYQPIVNNNKEIIACEALLRWDVPGRGAVPPLRFIPLAEESGLINYLGKWVLYTALKQIKFWRKEFKKNIEVSVNVSTVQLDQDDFLDTIKTALKVIKVPPEALHLEVTESAVMDNPEDVILKLRELSKMGVEVMLDDFGTGYSSLSALNKLPIHTLKIPKEFVDNLPGNSNSLEVVRAILGIAKTFDFRTLAEGIEKQDQFDCLVSEGCQYIQGYITSPPVDAIEFQNHFLTPLKYEGMGDNSQ; translated from the coding sequence ATGGCTGATAACCAATCAACTTGTAAAAAACAAATTGAAAAGCTCCAAAGGGAGCTACAACAAGAAAGGATTCAAACAAAACAGCTAAACGCTATACTCAATCATGACCCGGATACAGGACTCCTACTGAGACATATGCTGGTTCGCAGAATGAATACGCTTATAAATGGAAAAGTTCCCCCTCATTTTGCCTTTGGAATCATCAGGCTGGACAAAAATTATCAGAGGATACGCCGCACTCGGGACAGGATGAAGGTCTTACTTTTTGTTACCTCAGAACGCCTGAAAACCCTTGTGGGAGAAGAAAACCTTTATCAATCAGACCGATCCGATGAGTTTCTGTTTCTAATTCCCAACTATAAAGATAAAAGAGACGTAGAAGAAAAAATCACTGAGATGATCATGAAAGTTTCAGAGTCCCATAACCCCCCGGCTTCTGATGTCAGTTTTGGTTGCAATGTCGGAGTGGCCCTCTTTCCAGATCATGCCAGCACTCTGGATGAATTGGAATATAATGCGGAGATTGCCCTTGGCATACATGAAGAGAAAAGTTGGAACGGGTTTCTATATTCCCCCGAAAGAGGCCTGAAACATCATGAGAACCACACACTGGAATTGACACTCAGACAATCGATCCTCAATGATTTTAACGGATTTCACCTAGCTTATCAGCCCATTGTTAACAACAACAAAGAAATCATAGCCTGTGAAGCCCTCCTCCGTTGGGATGTCCCGGGCAGAGGGGCTGTGCCTCCACTCCGGTTCATTCCTCTGGCAGAAGAGAGCGGTCTCATCAATTATCTTGGAAAGTGGGTATTATATACGGCTCTGAAACAGATAAAATTTTGGAGAAAGGAATTTAAAAAGAATATCGAAGTCTCAGTCAATGTATCGACCGTTCAATTAGACCAGGATGATTTTTTGGACACGATCAAAACAGCTCTCAAGGTCATTAAAGTTCCCCCGGAAGCTCTGCATCTGGAAGTAACCGAAAGCGCCGTGATGGATAACCCCGAAGATGTGATTCTCAAGCTGAGGGAACTATCAAAAATGGGAGTGGAGGTCATGCTGGATGACTTTGGCACAGGATATTCCAGCCTCAGCGCCTTGAATAAACTTCCAATACACACTCTAAAAATACCCAAGGAGTTTGTTGATAATCTTCCGGGAAACAGCAATTCACTTGAAGTTGTGCGTGCCATACTTGGTATTGCAAAAACCTTTGATTTCAGAACTCTGGCCGAAGGGATTGAAAAGCAAGATCAGTTTGACTGCCTTGTTTCAGAGGGCTGTCAATATATTCAGGGATATATTACAAGCCCACCCGTAGATGCCATTGAATTTCAAAATCATTTTCTTACACCTTTGAAATACGAAGGAATGGGAGACAATTCGCAGTAG
- a CDS encoding phenylacetate--CoA ligase family protein, with protein MIQNLYEDEEVERLDRDALKALQLLRLKKTITTALITPFYKERLMAVGIQSAEDIRTLEDIRKIPYTTKDDLREAYPYGLLAVDRDEIVRMHASSGTTGTPTVIYHTQKDLDNWTNMTVRSLKATGCHKGDVFQNMMTYGLFTGGIGLHYGAEKLGMLVIPASSGNTRRQFQLMKDFQTSTIHATPSYMLHLYSRMEEMGYSLSDFNLKRALIGAEPHSEEIRQKIEELFHIDAYNSYGLSEMNGPSVAFECTEKKGMHIWEDAYLVETIDRNSLEPVEDGVEGELVLTILIRTGTPILRYRTKDLTTVIPEACSCGRTSRRITRIKGRTDDMLIINGVNVFPSQIEEVIMKMPEIGTNYLIKVSKKGTLDQLTIQTEVGGDMFTDNAQDLHDLRRRIVEELQATITIKALVELHEPGFLPVQQGKAIRVIDERNVY; from the coding sequence ATGATTCAAAATCTCTATGAGGACGAAGAGGTTGAACGCCTGGATAGAGATGCCTTGAAAGCTCTTCAGCTTTTGAGGCTTAAAAAGACGATTACGACGGCCTTGATCACCCCCTTTTATAAAGAACGCCTTATGGCTGTGGGCATTCAGTCTGCAGAGGATATTCGAACCCTTGAAGATATCAGAAAGATACCCTATACAACCAAAGACGATTTGAGGGAAGCCTATCCCTACGGTCTTCTGGCGGTTGACCGGGATGAGATTGTCAGGATGCATGCGTCCAGTGGGACAACTGGAACTCCCACGGTGATCTACCATACTCAGAAAGATCTGGATAACTGGACCAATATGACCGTCCGCTCTCTAAAAGCAACGGGTTGCCATAAGGGTGATGTCTTCCAGAATATGATGACTTACGGTTTGTTTACCGGCGGTATAGGACTTCACTATGGAGCGGAGAAACTGGGGATGCTCGTCATTCCTGCCTCCAGTGGAAACACAAGACGCCAGTTTCAGCTGATGAAAGATTTTCAAACTTCCACGATTCATGCTACTCCCAGTTACATGCTTCACCTGTATTCCAGAATGGAGGAAATGGGATACTCCCTCTCGGATTTCAATCTGAAGAGGGCTCTCATCGGGGCGGAGCCTCATTCTGAGGAGATCAGGCAGAAGATTGAAGAACTCTTCCATATTGATGCCTACAACTCCTATGGGTTATCCGAAATGAACGGCCCCAGTGTTGCCTTTGAATGTACAGAAAAAAAGGGCATGCATATTTGGGAGGATGCCTATCTTGTAGAAACCATAGACCGGAACAGCCTTGAGCCTGTGGAAGACGGTGTTGAAGGGGAACTTGTCCTGACCATCCTGATCAGGACAGGAACCCCCATCCTGAGGTATCGAACTAAGGACCTGACCACAGTCATTCCCGAAGCCTGTTCCTGCGGCAGAACTAGTCGGAGGATTACACGTATCAAGGGGCGAACCGATGATATGCTGATCATAAACGGCGTGAATGTCTTCCCCTCACAGATCGAGGAAGTTATCATGAAAATGCCTGAGATCGGAACCAACTATTTGATTAAGGTCAGTAAAAAAGGAACCCTGGATCAGCTGACCATTCAGACTGAGGTCGGTGGGGATATGTTTACAGATAATGCTCAGGATCTGCATGATTTGAGACGGCGCATTGTTGAAGAACTTCAGGCAACCATTACCATCAAGGCTCTTGTGGAGCTGCATGAACCCGGTTTTCTTCCGGTCCAGCAGGGTAAGGCAATCCGCGTTATTGATGAGAGAAACGTATATTAG
- a CDS encoding thiamine pyrophosphate-dependent enzyme, whose protein sequence is MSETVVLGDEAVALGALHGGVSSCYGYPGTPSTEIMEYLIENSQNGPLASWSSNEKTAMEEALGTSFAGKRAIVTMKHVGLNVAADAFMNGALLDIRGGLVIVVADDPGMHSSQNEQDTRYYADFARVPLLEPVNQQQAYEMTREGFDLSERMGVPVLLRLVTRLSHSRAAIQTQPPRAENALNKADNKQDWMLLPANARRRWSSLLGRQKDMIAYSEKSPVNSLELNESNRERAVITTGLGYNYFMENKGELTDQPSHLHIGVYPVPEEKIRTLAAHVKKLVILEEGYPYVERLIAGLLPRELKIIGKLDNIVPLQGELTPDNVRPALGLPERNAAVASSMTLPGRPPQLCAGCPHDDTYKVIKEVQEELEESTVTSDIGCYALGALPPLGVPETIICMGASITAAKGCAEAGLKNVMAVIGDSTFLHSGMTGLVDCVSSGSDVTIIIVDNETTAMTGGQTTILPSSRLEQVVKGIMGDGEHILTIPAHRKSHEENKEKLRKELAYSGVSVIIAVRECIETARKANKKRS, encoded by the coding sequence ATGTCTGAAACTGTTGTTCTGGGTGATGAAGCCGTCGCCCTGGGAGCCCTTCATGGGGGCGTCTCTTCATGCTACGGATACCCGGGCACACCATCAACCGAAATCATGGAATATCTAATAGAGAACAGCCAAAACGGCCCCTTGGCCAGTTGGTCCAGCAATGAAAAAACAGCTATGGAGGAGGCTCTTGGAACCTCTTTTGCCGGAAAACGAGCCATTGTTACCATGAAACACGTGGGGCTTAATGTTGCAGCAGATGCCTTTATGAACGGCGCCCTTTTGGACATCCGAGGAGGTCTTGTCATCGTTGTGGCAGATGATCCGGGGATGCACTCATCACAGAATGAACAGGACACACGCTATTATGCCGACTTTGCCCGGGTTCCTCTTTTGGAACCTGTAAATCAGCAGCAAGCCTATGAAATGACCAGAGAGGGGTTTGATCTTTCAGAAAGAATGGGCGTTCCCGTCCTTCTGCGGCTGGTTACAAGGCTTTCTCATTCCAGAGCAGCCATACAGACTCAGCCTCCCAGAGCGGAAAATGCCCTGAACAAGGCCGATAATAAACAGGACTGGATGCTTCTGCCTGCTAATGCCCGCCGCCGGTGGAGCAGTCTACTGGGGCGGCAGAAAGATATGATTGCCTACAGTGAAAAATCTCCTGTCAATTCTCTTGAACTCAATGAATCCAACCGGGAGAGGGCTGTTATCACTACCGGTCTTGGCTATAACTATTTTATGGAAAATAAGGGAGAGTTAACGGATCAACCATCCCACCTGCACATCGGTGTTTACCCTGTACCCGAGGAGAAAATCAGAACATTGGCGGCTCATGTCAAAAAGCTGGTAATTCTTGAAGAGGGATATCCCTATGTGGAACGTCTCATCGCGGGGCTTCTGCCCAGAGAGCTTAAAATCATTGGGAAGCTGGATAATATTGTCCCTCTTCAGGGCGAGTTGACTCCCGATAATGTCCGTCCCGCCCTGGGATTACCCGAAAGAAACGCTGCCGTGGCAAGCTCAATGACCCTCCCTGGAAGACCCCCTCAGCTCTGTGCTGGCTGCCCCCATGATGATACCTACAAGGTCATCAAGGAAGTTCAGGAAGAGCTTGAAGAAAGCACTGTCACATCCGATATCGGCTGTTATGCCCTGGGGGCTCTGCCTCCTCTGGGTGTTCCCGAAACCATCATCTGTATGGGAGCCTCTATTACGGCTGCTAAGGGATGTGCCGAAGCGGGACTTAAAAATGTCATGGCTGTCATCGGAGACAGTACCTTTCTCCATTCGGGGATGACCGGGTTGGTGGACTGCGTGTCTTCCGGCTCAGATGTGACGATCATCATTGTGGACAACGAAACCACTGCCATGACGGGAGGCCAAACAACTATTTTGCCTTCCAGCCGTCTGGAACAGGTGGTCAAAGGCATTATGGGGGATGGGGAACATATCCTGACGATCCCGGCTCATAGAAAATCACATGAAGAAAACAAGGAAAAGCTCCGGAAGGAACTGGCCTATAGCGGTGTTTCTGTGATCATTGCCGTTAGAGAATGCATTGAAACCGCTCGTAAAGCAAATAAGAAGAGGAGCTAA